CTTAATGATTGTAAAGTAGTTTTAACAGGAGAGGCATTAGTAATAAAATGACAAAAGTAAAACCAATTATACATAAAGTGAAAGTGCATGCAGAAAACACCAAGCATGTTTTAGTGTTGGCCTTCATGAAGAAAATAGGGAACTTGTGTTGCATAATAAAAATGACACTCActcatattttaatacctataaTTCCATACTTGCATGCAACATCCATCTAGTAATAATCTATTATATAAGTTTATCTACTTTAGAATAATATATGTACCATGCTATTAATGTTAAAATGTTACTTGGTGATATACAACTCAGATTCATAATTGATTTGAGCCAAATTGGAGCAGAAACTCTTTTTGATTACCTCTAGGAATGAAGTGTCATTGCCTTCCAAATTTGAAATTGTGTGGCTCAATTTCTCTTTACAAGTAAATTAAGAGATGATCTTTAATATAAATACTCTTGAACCCCCACAGACCAAGACACACTTATCTTTTGAGGGGTCATACACTTTTATGTGGTGCAAAGGTCAAATGTAAGCACCTAAAAGGAGAAAGTGGTAGCAAATCTACCTTTATCACTTTAACCTTTGTTACAACTTTGTTAGATGAATGTTCACTCAGAACAGTGTTGGAGAGTGATCTATTAGTGTAGTGGTCTAATGTAATTTTAAGTGTAATAAACTTCACAGTTTCACTTTGCTCTTATGCATAGAAGATAACTAACTATATGTAGCAACAGATTCCTAAAACATATTGTAGATTCATACATGGACAAAAGCACACACAAGGACATTAATACATTATCCCATATGAACAGTGTCTGCAATTCTCTCGGAACAGATGTTAGAAAAATCTCGAAACTTTTGATCCTCACAGTGGTTCAGTCATTTAAGTGGGAATTTTGCAAGCACTGTGAAGAAATTTACATCTGAATGATATGTCTGATTTGCGATTTGCATTCCCTACTGATGTACAACAATTACTAGCAGATTGAAAAAAATTCAAGAACTAAACACTAACATGTAAGTCTCTAGTCATCACAGGCTTATAGCTTGGCCTTTTCTCAAAGAACAATCTTAAGGGCCTTGAGTACTCGCGATAGCTGGCTAGGCTTTAGGGTTGCTGGTTTTTACCAGAACTGTATTCTCAGGAATCAGGGGTACTGATTTCCAACTAACAGGCTCTCAGAATTATCAGCATTTTCAACTCGTGAATCGTTATTATCATGATTAGTTGGATGTGGGAATCTCGATTAGGAGGATTATTAGACTTCACAATTCTGTCAATTTGTTTACTGAAACTACTATCACCACTACTATCCTCTGAGGCTCCTTGAACCAAGTTCGGATGTGCTTCGGCATCTACTTGAAGTTCGAGCATTTTGCAACTTAAATGATGCTTTCCGAGTAATAATAAGTAAGCAAGAGCTTATTGCAAGTCAGTTATTGGTTAGGGTCTTGGTTTCTCTAAGCCTTCGACTCCGGGTGTGTTCAACTATTAAAAAAAGAAAAGTTATAATCAAAATATTTATCAGTGAAATGTGTATAGGTGAAAATTTAAACACACACCCTCCTCACAGTCACAGGCTTTAAAATAAATAGTATTCCTTCCACCTAGCACGGTTAGGTTAGAAATGTGGTTTCTATACTACAATTTTGCCAAGACTTTTTAGAAAATCTAGTTTATATTTTGGCAATAAATCTTTTGAATTCATTGTTCTTAAATTTTAAACGATATCATCAATCATTGCCAAGAGAGGAGACTGTAATTTATAACAATAAAACACGCAAGACAGTGATTTATCTATGATCATTACTCATTAGGACAGTTGCAATGAAATTCAGTACAGTTTCAGccgaacaaagcacattgatgtaaaaTACCATTTTTTTCAGAGAACATGCTACCAATGGTATAAGCATAAAAATTGACAAAGCGCCGGAGCTgcttaatttattttaatatatatcatATAAGTACGCTCTTGTGCTTTTTTGTTGCATGGGTATTGTGTATTGGATGCTACAATTTCTACAATTCTTGTTTTCGAGCAATTTACTATGTAGTTGTTTCATTAATTAGATTTTGTATATGCTATGTTCCATATGATCGGTAGTTGAGTTCTATATTAGCTCCTTAGCGCTTGTGTATGCCCTTTGGTGTGGTGTTCTTATTTAAAACTCCCAGCACCTCAGCAAGTCTCCATTCTCCCCAAGTTATGCGGGTTTGGCTGTTAACACGATGCTATAGAAGTATGTACTGTATCCCATTTTTGTTGGAAGTAATCAAATTGTTAGAATTCCAAACTTTTCAACTTTAAGTACCAAGTCACATTTTTTAAAATGCCCCCAAACCTCCCCTATATCACCTTATTCTGACTAATCTGCTTTGAGGCCTGGTACAGCAGACTATATCACCTTATTCGAACATATATATGTACACACTGACATCACTAatctaaaatttgaaaattaagaCACTCATCCAAGTAAGCTTAGTCACCTAAATAGACAAATTATATCCTGCTACAAAAACATTCATGTCCAAAGAAGTTTACTCccattaataaaaattatatccTATGACAAACATTGGTGTCTGAACGAACACAAATGTGCCCCTAGCACTAGGGGTGAGCAAAAAATTTCATTACCGTCCAAACCAACCGTTTCAAACCGCCCAAACCGAAATTTAATGGTTTGTAACGGTTTGGATCGGTTATGGTTTCATTTTTCCAAAACCCGAAAAATAACGGTTTGGTTTGGATTTGTCTTTTATACCGCCCGTTATATCCAAACCACCCGAAtctattaaaatattttaattatatattttgaGGATACATATATTagataaattattaatatttataagtAGTTGAATCCATGTTATGTTAAGTGCACTTGAATGTTACATATTGAAGTTAAAAGATCCAAATTATTACATAATAAATTTGTTTAGTTGATAATTTATTAACTTATTAAATTTTTTACCTAGTAAATATATGCACATATTTTTCTTAACGGTTTAAACGGAAACCGCCCAACCCGAACCATTATAGTTTGGGTGGTTTGGTTATATCAGTAACGGTTATGATTACGGTAATGGTTAAGTAAAATGTAAAACCGCTAAATTAGGTTTGGATGGTTATGAGCTCTAAACCCGCCCATTTCACCCAATACTCACCCCTACCTAGCACGGTTAGGTTAGAAATGTGGTTTCTATACTACAATTTTGCCAAGACTTTTTAGAAAATCTAGTTTATATTTTGGCAATAAATCTTTTGAATTCATTGTTCTTAAATTTTAAACGATATCATCAATCATTGCCAAGAGAGGAGACTGTAATTTATAACAATAAAACACGCAAGACAGTGATTTATCTATGATCATTACTCATTAGGACAGTTGCAATGAAATTCAGTACAGTTTCAGccgaacaaagcacattgatgtaaaaTACCATTTTTTTCAGAGAACATGCTACCAATGGTATAAGCATAAAAATTGACAAAGCGCCGGAGCTgcttaatttattttaatatatatcatATAAGTACGCTCTTGTGCTTTTTTGTTGCATGGGTATTGTGTATTGGATGCTACAATTTCTACAATTCTTGTTTTCGAGCAATTTACTATGTAGTTGTTTCATTAATTAGATTTTGTATATGCTATGTTCCATATGATCGGTAGTTGAGTTCTATATTAGCTCCTTAGCGCTTGTGTATGCCCTTTGGTGTGGTGTTCTTATTTAAAACTCCCAGCACCTCAGCAAGTCTCCATTCTCCCCAAGTTATGCGGGTTTGGCTGTTAACACGATGCTATAGAAGTATGTACTGTATCCCATTTTTGTTGGAAGTAATCAAATTGTTAGAATTCCAAACTTTTCAACTTTAAGTACCAAGTCACATTTTTTAAAATGCCCCCAAACCTCCCCTATATCACCTTATTCTGACTAATCTGCTTTGAGGCCTGGTACAGCAGACTATATCACCTTATTCGAACATATATATGTACACACTGACATCACTAatctaaaatttgaaaattaagaCACTCATCCAAGTAAGCTTAGTCACCTAAATAGACAAATTATATCCTGCTACAAAAACATTCATGTCCAAAGAAGTTTACTCccattaataaaaattatatccTATGACAAACATTGGTGTCTGAACGAACACAAATGTGCCCCTAGCAGGCTAGCACTATAGTCCGATTCCTCCCCTATGCTTAAAACTGTAGTGCAGTAATATATTTTACGCCAATACGAAGGAACTTATGGGAAGTGGAGTGGTAAACAAATTTACAAAACTTTCTGGTCCATACAAAGCCTCTGCCCTCCCTTGTTACACAATGCAAACAAGAAACAACGTTTCTATATAATTCTTTATAACTACAAACAGAAAAGATAGCTCTATTTTTCCCTAAAGAAAAAATAAATCATACGGCACACTGAAATAATATACTCCCATGTATTAtcagcacaacactgcattttATAACTCAAGAAAATTATCTCTAAAAAAAATGAATAGGCGATAAACACATCACCTGAGTGTAGCATCAAAGGCACCGTCCAGAAAGAAAAAGGGAGGTGTGACATCAAAACTCACATGAGCAACTTGATCTCTGTTAAAAATTGTCCCCCATTGAGCTCCAATTACTACCAGACAAAGAGACACCTATCCATGTGTCGCCATATACCTATCACTGAAGATAAATCTCAAACTTGGCCGACTACGCTTTTCTCTCTCGAGACAATAACAGCATTACAACAAAATAACCAAATATCAGGGGTCCCCTTCTAAGACCAAACTCGCAAATGAGGCTGAAGATATTTAAGCAAATTTCTGGTTGCCAAATGGAACAGATATAGCAAAAATACCAACCAACGAAAAAGAGTCACTGTAAACCTTCTTATAGTTCACATAGTACCAGAAAATGTGTGTATGATTGTGTGGTGTGCTTTAAGGACCTAACATGATGCAAAACACGAAAAGTTGATGCCAAAGCAAACAATCAAATCGAAAATAGCAAATTTAAAAACTACGAGAAAAGCAATGGGTGGAGAACCACAGCCTAGTAACATGGGTGGACAACCACAACCTAGTACATCGATAACTATGAAAAAAAAACATCGGCATGAAGATATTGCATCTAGCAAAACTAACTTGATATTGCAAATCAGCACAAAAATATAATTAACAAAACAATTGCAATATGAAGATTTGAGGAGCACATATCATTATCAGTAGCGAGTACGTTAACAGAAACAATAAAAGATCAGTGACTGAAAGGACAAATACTCAGTAGTGCTAATATCAACAAGTAAATTACATCTTAAAAAGCTTTAAGATCTCACGACAGTTATAGGGCTTTCTTATTAAGCTCATGCCAGGATATGAGCAAACAAAGTCCGCTGTTCAGTACAAGTTCATACCCTACAAAATACTGTACAACACATAAGCTAATACCAGGAGATCGGAAAACACTGCTGAATGAACAGTGATCTAATACTACAGCTCCAGACTGAATTGGTAAACCATAGGTCATCCACAAACGAGAAACACAATGTTCATCgaccacattatcaaacttgaatCTAATTTACCAGCTAGCATGCTTCTTCTTGGAGTCATAGTAATTGAGATACCACTTAACAAACTTCTTCAACCCAGCTTCTAGATCAGTTGTAGGCTTATAGCCTAGCTCCTTACTAGCCAAACTAATATTGGCATGCGTAAACGGCACATCCCCATTTCTAGGCATAGTCACCACTTTCTTCTTCGCCTTCACCTTCAAATGCTTCTCCAATATACTCACAAGCTTACTAACAGGCACAGGCGACGTATTCCCCAAATTAAAAATCCTAAACTGTGCCGCCCCATTCTTCTTCCCACCACTCCCCGTACTCTTCTTCGCTGTATCCAATGCAGCCACACACCCCTTCACCACATCATCAATATACGTAAAATCCCTCGCAACAGTCCCATGATCAACACCCTCAAAAATCGTAATCGACTTCCCCTTGAGTATATTCTTCGTAAAAAAGAAATACGCCATATCAGGTCTACCCCACGGCCCGTAAACAGTAAAAAACCGTAACCCCGTTAACGACAACCCGTAAATATGATTATAACTATGCGCAATTTCTTCACCAGCTTTCTTAGTAGCAGCATATAAACTAGCAGGTTGATCAGTCCTATCTTTTTCTGAAAAAGGCACCTTCGAGTTCAACCCGTAAACCGAACTCGAAGACGCCCAAATTACCGCAGGTTGAGGGTTCGATGACTTGCAAACTTCTAATAAATTCACAAAACCAGcaatattactttgaatataaGAGCTAGGGTTTTTCATAGCATACCTAACACCAGCTTGAGCAGCTAAATGCATCACATGAGTAAACGACACCGTCTCGAAAAGCTTTCGCAACAACCCACCGTCATTTATATCCCCTTTCACCACAAAAATCCCAGCTTTCTCCAACAGTAATTTCCTCGATTCCTTAAGGGCAATTTcgtaatatttattaaaattgtCCAACCCAACCACACCATCACCTCGCCGCTTCAACGCCGCCGACACATGAGTTCCGACGAACCCCGCCGCTCCGGTCACCAGCACAACCCGACCCGTTTTCGACCGGGCCGAAACCCGGACCTGATTCTCCCAACCCGACCCGGCGTTTTTTCCGGCCGTTTGAAGGCTCCGACGAGTCGTCTCCGGTGCCGGCGCCGGCGAGATCAAAACAAAGAAAACAATCGCCACAATGAAAATAAACGACCAAAGAGTGAGCTTTGACTGTAATCGAACCCTGTAAAAGTACGAAAACGACTTTTCCGGCTTAAACTTCCCCGGAGTTGACGGAATTGAGTCGAGATGAGACAATATCGGCTTCAATTGCGTCATCTTCTCCGGCGAGTACACGATCTGAACCCTAATTTTGGTCGTAATTGAACAGATTTGAAGTTAACTATCGCCGGAACTATAGACACAAAAGTTGTATCTATATGTGTGCATAAATAAGTTGTGTTATAAAAGAAGTTGTAAAAGTCTTATTTATATTTCCAACCGGTTCAGGTGTTTTTCGGTTTGGTTGGGTCGGTTTGTTATAATAATTAGAGGTGATTAGTTATATTTAAATGGGATAATGAAGCGTGATTCGTGTTAATTAGTTTGAGTAATTAGTTTGATTAGAGTTCTTTTTCGTGATTTTAGTTTAGGTAGTTAATGAAGTTGATTACAATTCAAAACCTTGATTATATGAGTTTGTTTTGACTTCTATATagaagtattttaattttttgatttgcCAAGTACAGTTAAACCTCAAGA
This sequence is a window from Apium graveolens cultivar Ventura chromosome 9, ASM990537v1, whole genome shotgun sequence. Protein-coding genes within it:
- the LOC141683543 gene encoding UDP-glucuronate 4-epimerase 3-like; the protein is MTQLKPILSHLDSIPSTPGKFKPEKSFSYFYRVRLQSKLTLWSFIFIVAIVFFVLISPAPAPETTRRSLQTAGKNAGSGWENQVRVSARSKTGRVVLVTGAAGFVGTHVSAALKRRGDGVVGLDNFNKYYEIALKESRKLLLEKAGIFVVKGDINDGGLLRKLFETVSFTHVMHLAAQAGVRYAMKNPSSYIQSNIAGFVNLLEVCKSSNPQPAVIWASSSSVYGLNSKVPFSEKDRTDQPASLYAATKKAGEEIAHSYNHIYGLSLTGLRFFTVYGPWGRPDMAYFFFTKNILKGKSITIFEGVDHGTVARDFTYIDDVVKGCVAALDTAKKSTGSGGKKNGAAQFRIFNLGNTSPVPVSKLVSILEKHLKVKAKKKVVTMPRNGDVPFTHANISLASKELGYKPTTDLEAGLKKFVKWYLNYYDSKKKHASW